A genomic segment from Streptomyces sp. NBC_00459 encodes:
- a CDS encoding class I SAM-dependent methyltransferase, with protein sequence MLTVDFTRFPLAPGDRVLDLGCGAGRHAFECYRRGAQVVALDQNGEEIREVAKWFAAMKEAGEAPAGATATAMEGNALALPFPDESFDVVIISEVMEHIPDDKGVLAEMVRVLKPGGRIAITVPRYGPEKVCWSLSDAYHEVEGGHIRIYKADELLAKISEAGLNPYGTHHAHALHSPYWWLKCAFGVDNDKVLPVRAYHKLLVWDIMKKPLVTRVAEQALNPLIGKSFVAYATKPHLPILSKSEAEVAAK encoded by the coding sequence GTGCTGACCGTCGACTTCACCCGGTTCCCGCTCGCCCCGGGCGACCGCGTACTGGACCTCGGCTGCGGAGCCGGCCGGCACGCGTTCGAGTGCTACCGGCGCGGCGCCCAGGTCGTGGCGCTCGACCAGAACGGTGAGGAGATCCGCGAGGTCGCCAAGTGGTTCGCCGCGATGAAGGAGGCGGGCGAGGCACCCGCGGGGGCGACCGCGACGGCCATGGAGGGCAACGCCCTGGCGCTGCCGTTCCCCGACGAGTCCTTCGACGTCGTGATCATCTCCGAGGTCATGGAGCACATCCCGGACGACAAGGGCGTACTCGCGGAGATGGTCCGGGTGTTGAAGCCCGGCGGCCGGATCGCGATCACCGTGCCGCGCTACGGGCCCGAGAAGGTCTGCTGGTCCCTCTCCGACGCCTATCACGAGGTCGAGGGCGGCCACATCCGCATCTACAAGGCGGACGAGCTGCTCGCGAAGATCAGCGAGGCGGGACTGAACCCCTACGGCACGCACCACGCCCACGCCCTGCACTCCCCGTACTGGTGGCTGAAGTGCGCGTTCGGCGTGGACAACGACAAGGTGCTGCCGGTCCGCGCATACCACAAGCTGCTGGTCTGGGACATCATGAAGAAGCCGCTGGTCACCCGGGTCGCCGAGCAGGCGCTGAACCCGCTGATCGGCAAGAGCTTCGTCGCCTACGCGACCAAGCCGCACCTCCCGATCCTTTCCAAGTCCGAAGCCGAGGTGGCCGCGAAGTGA
- a CDS encoding YoaK family protein has product MSAEATEPTQPQPSSPPYDPESRGLRLVAVLLVLTVVSGLIDAVSYLGLGHVFTANMTGNVVVLGFAAAGAPGFSVPHTLVSLSAFVVGAVAGGRVAGRLGGGSRRRWARVTLAVEAVFLGASSAVAFAAPDATVTVYTLIAVTAFAMGLRNATVRRLGVPDLTTTVLTMTLTGLAADSRAAGGTGRHSPRRSASVVAMAVGALLGAWLVVHHGLGIPLLVAAVVVAVLAVCTSGRE; this is encoded by the coding sequence ATGAGCGCAGAGGCAACCGAGCCGACCCAGCCGCAGCCGTCGTCACCGCCGTACGATCCCGAATCGCGCGGTCTGCGTCTGGTGGCCGTTCTGCTGGTGCTGACGGTGGTCAGCGGGCTGATCGACGCCGTCAGCTATCTCGGGCTCGGCCATGTCTTCACCGCGAACATGACCGGAAACGTCGTCGTACTGGGCTTCGCCGCCGCCGGGGCACCCGGGTTCTCCGTACCGCACACCCTGGTGTCGCTGAGTGCGTTCGTGGTGGGCGCGGTGGCCGGCGGGCGCGTCGCGGGACGGCTGGGCGGTGGCTCGCGCCGGAGGTGGGCCCGGGTCACGCTCGCCGTCGAGGCGGTGTTCCTGGGCGCGTCCTCGGCGGTGGCCTTCGCGGCACCGGACGCGACGGTCACCGTCTACACACTGATCGCGGTCACGGCCTTCGCGATGGGCCTGCGCAACGCCACCGTACGAAGGCTGGGCGTCCCCGACCTGACGACCACCGTCCTGACGATGACCCTCACCGGTCTCGCCGCCGACTCCCGCGCGGCCGGCGGCACGGGCAGGCACTCCCCGCGCCGCTCGGCGTCGGTGGTGGCCATGGCCGTGGGCGCGCTGCTCGGCGCGTGGCTGGTGGTCCATCACGGTCTCGGAATTCCGCTCCTCGTAGCGGCTGTCGTGGTGGCCGTGTTGGCGGTGTGTACGTCGGGGCGGGAGTGA
- a CDS encoding TetR family transcriptional regulator — protein MPADAKVEAHTARPSSPSGSTSGSASRPGAVSGSGVTSGSGSLPAALPPSAPLTERQEARRRRILHASAQLASRGGFDAVQMREVAESSQVALGTLYRYFPSKVHLLVATMQDQLEHMHGTLRKKPPTGETAAERVAETLMRAFRALQREPHLADAMVRALTFADRSVSPEVDQVSRQTTAIILDSMGLGDPGQGHPTPEQLSAVRVIEHTWHSALITWLSGRASIAQVKIDIETVCRLIDLTDPSGEGGSAG, from the coding sequence ATGCCTGCCGACGCGAAGGTGGAAGCACACACGGCGCGACCGAGTTCGCCGTCCGGTTCGACATCCGGTTCTGCGTCCAGGCCCGGGGCTGTGTCCGGTTCCGGGGTCACGTCCGGTTCCGGTTCGCTGCCGGCCGCGCTGCCGCCGTCCGCTCCGCTCACCGAGCGGCAGGAGGCCCGGCGGCGGCGGATCCTGCACGCGAGCGCCCAGTTGGCGAGCCGGGGCGGTTTCGACGCGGTGCAGATGCGGGAGGTCGCGGAGTCCTCTCAGGTCGCGCTCGGCACGCTCTACCGGTACTTCCCGTCCAAGGTTCATCTGCTGGTCGCCACCATGCAGGACCAGTTGGAACACATGCACGGCACGCTGCGCAAGAAGCCGCCGACGGGCGAGACGGCCGCGGAGCGGGTGGCGGAGACCCTGATGCGCGCCTTCCGCGCCCTTCAGCGTGAGCCGCATCTGGCGGACGCGATGGTGCGGGCGCTGACGTTCGCGGACCGCAGCGTTTCGCCGGAGGTCGACCAGGTGTCCCGTCAGACGACGGCGATCATCCTGGACTCGATGGGTCTGGGCGACCCGGGGCAGGGGCACCCGACGCCCGAGCAGCTCTCGGCGGTCCGTGTCATCGAGCACACCTGGCACTCGGCGCTGATCACCTGGCTGTCGGGCCGTGCCTCGATCGCCCAGGTGAAGATCGACATCGAGACGGTGTGCCGGTTGATCGACCTGACGGATCCCTCCGGGGAGGGCGGCTCCGCCGGCTGA
- a CDS encoding aldehyde dehydrogenase, whose translation MTELVEHGQLFIGGELTDPLGKDVIEVISPHTEEVFGRVPHASTADVDRAVAVARTAFDEGPWPRMTLDERIAVVTRIKDGIAARYEEIGRVISSENGSPYSWSVLAQALGAMMVWDAAITVARDFTYEESRDGVLGRILVRREPVGVVAAVVPWNVPQFTAAAKLAPALLAGCTVILKPSPESPLDSYILGEITREAGLPPGVLSILPADREVSEYLVGHPGIDKVSFTGSVAAGRRVMEVAARHLTRVTLELGGKSAAVVLPDADLDTAVPGIASAAWMNNGQACVAQTRILLPRSRYDEFADAFTEAAGALVVGDPLDPATQVGPLVAKRQQQRNLDYIRIGQEEGAKILTGGGRPAGLDRGWYVEPTLFGDVDNSMRIAREEIFGPVICLIPYGDESEAVKIANDSDYGLSGSVWTADVARGIDVARQVRTGTYSVNTFSLDMLGPFGGYKNSGLGREFGPEGFGEYLEHKMIHLPAGWEG comes from the coding sequence ATGACCGAGCTCGTGGAACACGGACAGCTGTTCATAGGCGGGGAGTTGACCGACCCCCTCGGCAAGGACGTCATCGAGGTCATCTCCCCGCACACCGAAGAGGTCTTCGGCCGTGTGCCGCACGCCTCGACGGCCGACGTCGACCGGGCCGTCGCCGTCGCGCGCACCGCCTTCGACGAGGGGCCCTGGCCGCGGATGACCCTCGACGAGCGGATCGCCGTCGTCACCCGCATCAAGGACGGGATCGCCGCACGGTACGAGGAGATAGGCCGCGTCATCTCCTCCGAGAACGGCTCCCCGTACTCCTGGAGCGTCCTCGCCCAGGCCCTCGGCGCGATGATGGTGTGGGACGCGGCGATCACGGTCGCCCGCGACTTCACGTACGAGGAGTCGCGCGACGGAGTCCTCGGCCGCATCCTCGTCCGGCGCGAACCGGTGGGCGTCGTCGCCGCCGTGGTCCCCTGGAACGTCCCGCAGTTCACCGCGGCGGCCAAGCTCGCGCCCGCGCTGCTCGCGGGCTGCACGGTGATCCTGAAGCCGTCGCCCGAGTCGCCCCTCGACTCGTACATCCTCGGGGAGATAACGAGGGAGGCCGGACTGCCGCCCGGCGTCCTCTCCATCCTCCCGGCCGACCGTGAGGTCAGCGAGTACCTCGTCGGACACCCCGGCATCGACAAGGTCTCCTTCACCGGCTCGGTCGCCGCGGGCAGGCGGGTGATGGAGGTCGCCGCCCGTCATCTCACCCGCGTGACGCTGGAGTTGGGCGGGAAGTCGGCCGCCGTCGTCCTGCCCGACGCCGACCTCGACACCGCAGTCCCCGGCATCGCCTCCGCCGCCTGGATGAACAACGGGCAGGCGTGCGTGGCCCAGACCCGCATCCTGCTCCCACGCTCCCGCTACGACGAGTTCGCGGACGCCTTCACCGAAGCCGCTGGCGCGCTGGTGGTCGGCGACCCGCTCGACCCGGCTACCCAGGTCGGCCCGCTGGTCGCGAAGCGGCAGCAGCAGCGCAACCTCGACTACATCCGCATCGGCCAGGAGGAGGGCGCGAAGATCCTCACCGGTGGCGGACGCCCGGCCGGCCTCGACCGCGGCTGGTACGTCGAACCGACCCTCTTCGGGGACGTGGACAACTCGATGCGCATCGCCCGCGAGGAGATCTTCGGCCCGGTCATCTGCCTGATCCCGTACGGCGACGAGTCCGAGGCGGTGAAGATCGCGAACGACTCCGACTACGGGCTCTCCGGCAGCGTGTGGACGGCCGACGTCGCGCGCGGCATCGACGTCGCGCGCCAGGTCCGTACCGGTACGTACTCGGTGAACACCTTCAGCCTCGACATGCTCGGCCCGTTCGGCGGTTACAAGAACTCGGGGCTGGGGCGGGAGTTCGGGCCCGAGGGGTTCGGCGAGTACCTGGAGCACAAGATGATCCACCTCCCGGCCGGCTGGGAGGGGTAG
- a CDS encoding transglycosylase SLT domain-containing protein, producing MFVSRIARTIASPKKALTTAAVAAATAGMVLAAAPAEAATTASASDAKAIAQKLIPNDAQFNAFSKIVEHESGWDVDATNASSGAYGLVQALPGSKMASAGSDWKTSAATQIKWGLDYMNDRYGSPVGAWNFWQAHHWY from the coding sequence GTGTTCGTCTCCCGTATCGCCCGCACCATCGCCTCCCCCAAGAAGGCCCTCACCACCGCCGCCGTGGCCGCCGCCACCGCCGGCATGGTGCTGGCCGCGGCTCCCGCGGAGGCGGCGACCACCGCTTCCGCGTCCGACGCCAAGGCGATCGCGCAGAAGCTGATCCCGAACGACGCGCAGTTCAACGCCTTCAGCAAGATCGTCGAGCACGAGAGCGGCTGGGACGTCGACGCCACCAACGCCTCCTCCGGTGCGTACGGCCTGGTCCAGGCCCTCCCCGGTTCGAAGATGGCCTCGGCCGGCTCCGACTGGAAGACCAGCGCCGCCACCCAGATCAAGTGGGGCCTGGACTACATGAACGACCGCTACGGCAGCCCGGTCGGCGCCTGGAACTTCTGGCAGGCCCACCACTGGTACTGA
- a CDS encoding ferredoxin, with amino-acid sequence MGDRWHVEVDRSLCIGSAQCVHRAPDGFRLDTGMQSHPVEPDTDANETVLAAAENCPVEAIMITLLGGGEPVFPPEE; translated from the coding sequence ATGGGCGACCGCTGGCACGTGGAGGTCGACCGCTCGCTGTGCATCGGCTCGGCCCAGTGCGTCCACCGGGCCCCGGACGGTTTCCGCCTCGACACCGGGATGCAGTCCCACCCGGTCGAACCGGACACGGACGCGAACGAGACGGTGTTGGCGGCGGCGGAGAACTGTCCGGTGGAGGCGATCATGATCACGCTGCTGGGGGGTGGGGAGCCGGTGTTTCCGCCGGAGGAGTGA
- a CDS encoding MBL fold metallo-hydrolase: MTQASTQVSDHGGGVRSLRVPIPNNPLGYTLVYVVDTDSGPVLIDTGWDDPLSWDALAEGLSACGTSTGEIHGMVITHHHPDHHGLSGQVREVSGAWIAMHEADISLVRRTRDNRADRWFSYMTAKLAAAGAPADHVATLTRTPVGILPSFSPALPDREIVPGELLDLPGRRLRAIWTPGHTPGHVCLHLEEAHPARLPGNGRLFSGDHLLPGITPHIGLYEDPDDATVADPLGDYLDSLERIGRLAPAEVLPAHRHAFPDATVRVQELLDHHDDRLAGLRSLLTTPLTPWQLAERMEWNRPWSEIPPGSRNIAVSEAEAHVRRLVKLGQAEAVTGSEPVTYVAV, encoded by the coding sequence ATGACACAGGCGTCGACACAGGTGAGCGATCACGGCGGGGGCGTACGGTCCCTCCGGGTCCCCATTCCTAACAATCCCCTCGGATACACGCTGGTGTACGTCGTCGACACCGACAGCGGACCGGTGCTCATCGACACGGGGTGGGACGACCCGCTGTCCTGGGACGCGCTCGCCGAGGGCCTGTCGGCGTGCGGCACGTCGACGGGGGAGATCCACGGCATGGTGATCACCCACCACCACCCGGACCACCACGGCCTGTCCGGCCAGGTCCGCGAGGTGTCCGGGGCGTGGATCGCGATGCACGAGGCCGACATCTCCCTCGTACGGCGGACGCGCGACAACCGTGCCGACCGCTGGTTCTCGTACATGACCGCGAAGCTGGCGGCGGCCGGTGCCCCCGCCGACCATGTGGCGACCCTGACCAGGACCCCCGTCGGCATCCTGCCCAGCTTCTCGCCGGCGCTCCCCGACCGCGAGATCGTCCCCGGTGAACTCCTCGACCTCCCGGGCCGCCGGCTGCGCGCGATCTGGACACCGGGCCACACCCCGGGCCACGTCTGCCTCCATCTGGAGGAGGCCCACCCGGCCCGGCTCCCCGGCAACGGCCGCCTGTTCTCCGGCGACCACCTGCTGCCCGGGATCACCCCGCACATCGGCCTGTACGAGGATCCGGACGACGCGACGGTCGCCGACCCGCTCGGCGACTACCTCGACTCCCTGGAGCGCATCGGCCGCCTGGCTCCGGCCGAGGTGCTCCCGGCACACCGCCACGCCTTCCCCGACGCGACCGTCCGCGTTCAGGAACTCCTCGACCACCACGACGACCGCCTCGCCGGCCTCCGCTCCCTCCTCACCACTCCCCTCACCCCCTGGCAACTGGCGGAACGCATGGAGTGGAACCGCCCCTGGTCCGAAATCCCCCCGGGATCACGGAACATCGCGGTCTCGGAGGCCGAGGCCCATGTACGCCGCCTGGTCAAACTGGGTCAGGCCGAGGCTGTGACCGGCAGCGAGCCGGTGACGTACGTGGCCGTGTGA
- a CDS encoding phosphotransferase: protein MLMGRLLGSGRTADVYELDEPTWVLRRYRDGYGDAVAEAAVMEHVRGHGYPVPEVRTATRTDLVLERLSGPTMLEAFGAGLLDARESGELLATLLRGLHGVPPLDPAAEPGTRVLHLDLHPENVILTPDGPRVIDWANSEEGAPGLDRAMSAVILAQVAVSVDPLAEPARAMLTALLTAPSAVPEAGRTAEGLPEARRRRAANPTMSRDEVELLGAAEGLIRTLLP from the coding sequence ATGCTGATGGGGAGACTGCTCGGCTCGGGGCGCACCGCCGATGTCTACGAACTCGACGAGCCGACGTGGGTGCTGCGCCGCTACCGGGACGGATACGGCGACGCGGTGGCCGAGGCGGCGGTCATGGAGCACGTACGCGGCCACGGATACCCGGTGCCCGAGGTGCGCACGGCGACTCGGACCGACCTGGTCCTGGAACGGCTGTCCGGCCCGACGATGCTGGAGGCGTTCGGTGCGGGCCTGCTGGACGCGCGCGAGAGCGGCGAGCTGCTGGCGACGCTCCTGCGCGGTCTGCACGGCGTCCCGCCCCTGGACCCGGCCGCCGAACCCGGGACCCGCGTCCTCCACCTCGACCTGCATCCGGAGAACGTGATCCTCACTCCCGACGGCCCCCGGGTCATCGACTGGGCCAACTCGGAGGAAGGGGCGCCGGGCCTGGACCGGGCGATGTCCGCCGTGATCCTGGCCCAGGTCGCGGTATCCGTGGATCCCTTGGCCGAACCGGCCCGTGCGATGCTGACCGCTCTGCTGACAGCCCCGTCCGCCGTGCCGGAGGCGGGCCGGACGGCGGAGGGTCTGCCGGAGGCGCGCAGGCGGCGCGCGGCGAACCCGACGATGAGCCGGGACGAGGTCGAACTGCTCGGAGCGGCAGAGGGGTTGATCCGTACGCTGCTGCCGTGA
- a CDS encoding glycosyltransferase family 4 protein: MTAEASEAGPPGDPAADGERPLNIALLTYKGNPFCGGQGVYVRHLSRELARLGHRVEVIGSQPYPVLDVLDGRAGRDGAEAGSASGPDPVLTELPSLDLYRQPDPFRTPARDEYRDWIDALEVATMWTGGFPEPLTFSLRARRQLRSRSGEFDVVHDNQTLGYGLLGDIGAPLVTTIHHPITVDRQLELDAADDMRRRMSVRRWYGFTRMQKRVARRLPSVLTVSGTSRQEIVDHLGVRDERIHVVHIGADTDLFSPDPAVRQVPGRIVTTSSADVPLKGLVFLVEALAKVRTEHPGAHLVVVGKRAEDGPVAQAIERYGLEGAVEFVKGISDAELVDLVRSAEIACVPSLYEGFSLPAAEAMATGTPLVATTGGAIPEVAGPDGETCLAVPPGDPGALATALATLLADPELRARLGRAGRERVLTRFTWARAAEGTAAHYREAIARSAPARKSVPTHTPNVTPDRESRTSC; this comes from the coding sequence GTGACGGCCGAGGCCAGCGAGGCAGGCCCTCCGGGGGATCCTGCAGCGGACGGCGAACGACCGCTCAACATCGCACTTCTGACCTATAAGGGGAACCCGTTCTGCGGCGGTCAGGGCGTCTACGTACGCCATCTGTCGCGCGAACTCGCCCGGCTCGGTCACCGCGTCGAGGTCATCGGCTCCCAGCCGTACCCCGTGCTGGACGTACTCGACGGCCGCGCCGGCCGTGACGGGGCCGAAGCCGGTTCCGCCTCCGGTCCCGACCCCGTCCTCACCGAGCTGCCCAGCCTCGACCTGTACCGGCAGCCGGACCCCTTCCGCACTCCGGCGCGCGACGAGTACCGCGACTGGATCGACGCGCTCGAAGTCGCCACCATGTGGACCGGCGGCTTCCCCGAACCACTCACCTTCTCCCTCCGTGCCCGCCGCCAACTCCGGTCCCGCAGCGGAGAGTTCGACGTCGTGCACGACAACCAGACACTCGGGTACGGCCTGTTGGGTGACATCGGCGCCCCGCTCGTCACCACCATCCACCACCCCATCACCGTGGACCGGCAGTTGGAGCTGGACGCGGCCGACGACATGCGCCGCCGGATGTCCGTACGGCGCTGGTACGGCTTCACCCGCATGCAGAAGCGCGTGGCACGCCGTCTGCCGTCGGTGCTCACCGTCTCGGGTACGTCGCGCCAGGAGATCGTCGACCATCTCGGCGTACGGGACGAGCGCATCCACGTCGTGCACATCGGCGCGGACACCGACCTCTTCTCGCCCGACCCGGCGGTCCGTCAGGTACCGGGCCGCATCGTGACCACGTCCAGCGCGGACGTTCCCCTCAAGGGGCTGGTGTTCCTCGTCGAGGCGCTGGCGAAGGTACGTACGGAACACCCCGGCGCCCACCTCGTGGTCGTCGGCAAGCGCGCCGAGGACGGACCCGTCGCCCAGGCCATCGAGCGGTACGGCCTCGAAGGCGCCGTCGAGTTCGTGAAGGGCATCTCGGACGCGGAACTCGTCGACCTGGTGCGCTCGGCGGAGATCGCCTGCGTACCGTCCCTGTACGAGGGCTTCTCCCTGCCGGCGGCCGAGGCGATGGCCACCGGTACGCCCCTGGTCGCCACCACCGGCGGAGCGATCCCGGAGGTGGCCGGCCCCGACGGCGAAACCTGTCTGGCGGTCCCACCGGGCGACCCGGGAGCGCTGGCCACCGCCCTGGCCACCCTCCTCGCCGACCCGGAGCTGAGGGCGCGCCTGGGCCGGGCCGGCCGCGAGCGCGTACTGACCCGTTTCACCTGGGCCCGGGCCGCGGAGGGCACGGCAGCCCACTACCGCGAGGCGATCGCCCGTTCGGCGCCCGCACGCAAGTCCGTGCCGACGCACACCCCCAACGTGACCCCCGACCGCGAAAGCAGGACTTCGTGCTGA
- a CDS encoding prenyltransferase, whose product MTTPRTEHLVLPGVLTAEEAALTVRGILAEQREDGAIPWFRGHHLDPWDHTEAAMALDAAGEHEAAERAYLWLAAHQVQDGSWYAAYADGDADAVTDRGRETNFAAYIAVGVWHHYLSTGDDAFLDRMWPTVFAAVEFVLQLQQPGGEIGWKREDDGTDVKDGLLTGSSSVHHALRCALAIAEEREEPQPDWELAVGALRHAIRRHPERFLDKGRYSMDWYYPVLGGALTGAEAKSRIEEGWERFVVPGLGVRCVVPNPWVTGGESAELALALWVVGESDRALEILQSIQHLRDADSGLYWTGYVFDAKAIWPRELTTWTAGSLLLAVAALGGHEATCTVFGGELLPTGLDPDCCQ is encoded by the coding sequence GTGACGACCCCCCGGACAGAACACCTCGTCCTGCCCGGGGTCCTCACCGCCGAGGAGGCCGCCCTCACCGTCCGTGGGATCCTCGCGGAGCAGCGGGAGGACGGGGCCATTCCGTGGTTCCGGGGACACCATCTCGATCCCTGGGACCACACCGAGGCAGCGATGGCCCTGGACGCGGCAGGCGAGCACGAGGCCGCCGAGCGGGCGTACCTGTGGCTGGCCGCCCACCAGGTCCAGGACGGCTCCTGGTACGCCGCGTACGCCGACGGGGACGCGGACGCCGTCACCGACCGGGGCCGGGAGACCAACTTCGCCGCCTACATAGCCGTCGGTGTCTGGCATCACTACCTCTCCACCGGCGACGACGCCTTCCTGGACCGGATGTGGCCGACCGTTTTCGCGGCTGTCGAGTTCGTCCTCCAGTTGCAGCAGCCCGGCGGTGAGATCGGGTGGAAGCGCGAGGACGACGGCACGGACGTCAAGGACGGTCTGCTGACCGGCAGTTCGTCCGTCCACCATGCGCTGCGCTGCGCGCTCGCCATCGCCGAGGAACGCGAAGAGCCGCAGCCCGACTGGGAGTTGGCGGTGGGCGCGCTGCGGCACGCGATCCGCCGGCACCCCGAGCGGTTCCTCGACAAGGGCCGATACTCGATGGACTGGTACTACCCGGTCCTGGGCGGCGCGTTGACGGGCGCGGAGGCCAAGTCCCGTATCGAGGAGGGCTGGGAGCGCTTCGTCGTCCCCGGGCTCGGGGTGCGCTGTGTCGTGCCCAACCCGTGGGTGACGGGCGGTGAGTCGGCCGAACTCGCCCTGGCGCTCTGGGTGGTGGGCGAGTCCGACCGGGCCCTGGAGATCCTCCAGTCCATCCAGCATCTGCGCGACGCGGACAGCGGCCTCTACTGGACGGGGTACGTGTTCGACGCGAAGGCGATCTGGCCGCGCGAACTCACCACCTGGACGGCGGGTTCACTGCTCCTCGCGGTCGCCGCACTCGGCGGCCACGAGGCGACCTGCACGGTGTTCGGCGGCGAGCTGCTGCCGACGGGGCTGGACCCCGACTGCTGCCAGTAG